In a genomic window of Flavobacteriales bacterium:
- a CDS encoding outer membrane protein transport protein, with product MKKIALTLILMGGLYPLAMAQTASEALRYSLLNYQGTARYEALGGAFNALGGDLSSVILNPAAGSIYKTSSFELTMGVHTPETTTEYSGMRMSESTSNFYVTGAGFIKRYEDALRTPKWDDLTLAIGYSRTNDFNREQIISGTSNTTRAQYFSDLAQGTLYEDLIYTNPFDAELAWYTYLIDTLGAPDNYVPLVQNPVGTVASEYLTSSGGQSEISFGVSTTYDDKLHLGFGVGIPLINYSEERRYFESGLDSATNTISGWGYEQYLETIGGGINFKVGLIYRPVNWLRLAAAYHSPTWYSMEDFYSSEMTTSFSDGGSVTRLSPDGNFLYSLRTPQRIHLGGALVVAPDGLISVDYERVDYARAQFNADDFNYGNTNSEISQSFNDMAIWRFGTEWRIGNLYLRGGYQLWGDPIADGFSFSFERTVVSGGVGFRNNKFQADITVSNTRTNSDRLLYEGAPSDIGDLVSLDRNDQRMVVTLGFPFQ from the coding sequence ATGAAAAAAATAGCACTTACACTTATACTAATGGGTGGATTGTATCCACTCGCGATGGCTCAAACGGCCTCGGAGGCCCTTCGCTATTCGCTACTCAATTATCAGGGAACGGCACGTTATGAAGCGCTCGGAGGTGCATTCAATGCCCTCGGTGGCGACCTGAGCAGCGTAATTTTAAATCCTGCCGCAGGCAGCATTTACAAAACATCGAGTTTCGAGCTAACGATGGGCGTACATACTCCGGAAACGACTACTGAATACTCGGGAATGCGCATGTCGGAGAGCACGTCGAACTTTTACGTGACTGGCGCCGGATTCATTAAGCGGTACGAAGATGCCTTACGAACCCCGAAATGGGACGATCTTACCTTGGCCATTGGGTACAGCAGAACGAATGATTTTAATAGAGAGCAAATCATTTCCGGAACTTCGAACACTACCCGAGCGCAGTATTTTTCGGATTTGGCGCAGGGTACGCTTTACGAGGATCTCATTTATACGAATCCATTCGATGCCGAATTGGCGTGGTACACTTATTTGATCGACACCCTTGGCGCGCCCGATAATTACGTTCCGCTGGTTCAGAATCCCGTTGGCACTGTAGCCAGTGAGTACTTGACTTCGAGCGGCGGACAGAGTGAGATCAGTTTTGGGGTGAGTACGACCTATGACGACAAGCTTCATTTGGGCTTTGGCGTCGGTATTCCATTGATCAACTACTCGGAAGAACGTCGATATTTTGAATCGGGCCTCGATTCAGCCACGAATACCATCTCGGGATGGGGTTATGAGCAATATCTGGAAACCATTGGTGGAGGAATCAACTTCAAGGTGGGATTGATCTACAGGCCTGTGAATTGGTTGCGATTGGCCGCTGCTTACCATTCACCTACCTGGTACAGCATGGAAGATTTTTATTCCTCGGAAATGACAACCTCCTTCTCAGACGGTGGATCTGTAACGAGGTTAAGTCCGGACGGTAATTTCCTCTACTCCTTGCGCACCCCACAGCGAATTCACTTAGGCGGTGCCTTGGTCGTGGCTCCGGACGGATTGATCAGTGTGGATTATGAGCGAGTCGATTATGCAAGAGCTCAATTCAATGCCGACGACTTCAATTACGGCAACACTAACAGTGAGATCAGTCAGAGTTTTAACGACATGGCAATTTGGCGGTTCGGAACGGAATGGAGGATCGGAAACCTGTATCTACGAGGTGGCTATCAGCTCTGGGGTGATCCGATCGCCGATGGATTCTCGTTCAGCTTCGAGCGCACGGTGGTATCGGGTGGTGTTGGCTTCCGAAACAACAAATTCCAGGCGGATATAACGGTGTCGAATACGAGAACGAATTCGGACCGATTACTATACGAGGGTGCGCCTTCCGATATCGGCGATTTGGTATCTTTAGACCGAAACGATCAACGCATGGTCGTTACCCTTGGATTCCCTTTCCAATAA